GTGCCGCAGCAGCCACCGACGATGTCCAGGCCGTACTCGGTGCACCACCGCGCGACCAGTTCCGCGTACTCCTCGGGCGACAACGCCGCGGGCACGGCCCGATCGACATGTTCGTAGGGCGGCAGACCGGTCCGGTCCTCGATATTCGGATAGGCCCCGATCAGCCCCGCCCGCCCGCGGCACAGCACCCGCAGCGCGACCTCCGTGCCGTGCGGTGAGGTGCAGTTGATGAGCACGGCCTCGGCGCCGTCGCGCTGCACCGCGTGTACCGCGCCGGTCAACGGCTCCCCCGACAGCAACGTCGCATCGTCCGCGCAGACGAACGACACCCAGGCCCGCCCGCCCGCGGCGAGCACCTGCGCCAGCGCGATCCGGGCTTCGCGGATGGTGTTCATCGTCTCGATCAGGAACAGGTCCACGCCGGCCCGCGAGAGCTCACGCACCAGCCAGCCGTGCTCGGCGCGCAGTTCCTCGTCGGAGGGCACCAGGTCTGGTCGATAGCAGTCCTCGACCGGGCCGATCGAGCCCGCGATGCGCGCCTCGGGCACGCGGGCATGTTTGCGAGCGGCCCCGGCCACCCCGACGGCCGCGTGCACCATCCAGGCCCGGCCCGCGTCGTCGAGTTTGGTCCGGCTCAGCGCGCGCAAGTTCGCCCGGAAGGTGTTCGCGGTGATCACCTGGGCGCCGGCGGCGAGATAGGCCTCGTGCACCGATTGCAGCACGGTCCGGTTCGCGTCCGTGAGCATGGCCCGCGCGGTCCACCACGGCGGGCGCACCGACAATCCGGCGCGTTGCAGCTCGGTCGCGCTGCCCCCGTCGAGCAGCACGACCCCTTGGCCAGCATAGGAATTCGTCATCAGTCACCCTCCAGCGCAGTCGTCAGATCCTCGACCAGATCGGCCGGGTCCTCGATCCCGATCGATAGCCGAATCAGGTCGTCGGTGATGCCGGCCGCGTGCCTGATCGCGCGCGGTATCGGTCGATGCGTCATCAACGCCGGGCACTCGATCAGCGACCGCACCCCACCGAGACTCACCGCGCAGGCGAACAGTTGCGTGCGCGCCATCAGCTTCTCGGGATCGCCGCGGTAGCGGAAGCTCACGATCGAACCCGGACCCGACATCTGCCGGCCCGCCAGCCGATACCCGGGATGCGACGGCAGACCCGGATAACACACCGCATCGACAGCGGGATGCCCACACAGTTCCTCGGCGATCGAGCGCGCGGTGGCGGTCTGGCGAGTCACCCGCAGGGACAGCGTTTTCACGCCGCGGTGCACCAGATAGCAGTCCAGGCCGCCGGATACGGCGCCGGTCACCGTGCGATGTTCGACGAATCGGGCGTGCAGCCCCTCGTCGCCGCACACCAGCGCACCACCGAGCACATCGGCGTGGCCCGCGATGAATTTGGTTGTGCTGTACAGGCTTACATCAGCGCCCAGATCCAATGGGCGTTGCAGGGCCGGGCTGGCGAACGTGTTGTCGACGACGACCACCGCACCCCGCGCGTGGGCCCGCCGGCTGACCTCGGCCACGTCCGTGATCTTCAGCAAAGGATTGCTCGGTGTCTCCACCCACACCATCGCGGTGTCGGTCGCCAGCGCACGCCGCACCTCGGCCGGATCGGTCAGATCCGCATAGTCGACCTGAATGCCGAACCGCGCCAGCGTCGAGAACAACGCGTAGGTGCCGCCGTACACATCGTCGGACGACACCAGCCGCTGCCCGGGCGACAGCACGGACAGCGCCGTGGTCGCGGCCGCCTGCCCCGAGGAGAAGGACGCGCAGCACCGCGCGTCCTCCAGCGCGGCCAGACATTCCTCCAGGGCTTCCCTGGTCGGGTTCTCGCCACGAGAATAGAAGAGCCGCAACGGTTCCTGCGCGAAGCGATCGTAGGTGGTGGCGACATGGATCGGCGCGACGATGTCACCGGTGCCGGGCGCGGGCGGCTGCCCGCTGTGCACGAGCCGGGTATCGAAGCGCATGGCGATCAGCCGATCGGCGCGACGGCCCGCACCAGCAGGGCCTTGCTCGGCAGGGCGATCTCGCCCGCGGACGTGCGATACGGCTCGACGGCCTCGCCCACCGCGGTCCAGATTTCCGGATCGTCGGCACTGCCGAACTTCTCCCGCAGCATGGCCTTCAGCCCGGGTGGACTGACCACCTTGCTGAATTCGATG
This genomic stretch from Nocardia brasiliensis ATCC 700358 harbors:
- a CDS encoding homocysteine S-methyltransferase family protein gives rise to the protein MTNSYAGQGVVLLDGGSATELQRAGLSVRPPWWTARAMLTDANRTVLQSVHEAYLAAGAQVITANTFRANLRALSRTKLDDAGRAWMVHAAVGVAGAARKHARVPEARIAGSIGPVEDCYRPDLVPSDEELRAEHGWLVRELSRAGVDLFLIETMNTIREARIALAQVLAAGGRAWVSFVCADDATLLSGEPLTGAVHAVQRDGAEAVLINCTSPHGTEVALRVLCRGRAGLIGAYPNIEDRTGLPPYEHVDRAVPAALSPEEYAELVARWCTEYGLDIVGGCCGTSPAHLAAAKGLLSAAVAT
- a CDS encoding trans-sulfuration enzyme family protein, with product MRFDTRLVHSGQPPAPGTGDIVAPIHVATTYDRFAQEPLRLFYSRGENPTREALEECLAALEDARCCASFSSGQAAATTALSVLSPGQRLVSSDDVYGGTYALFSTLARFGIQVDYADLTDPAEVRRALATDTAMVWVETPSNPLLKITDVAEVSRRAHARGAVVVVDNTFASPALQRPLDLGADVSLYSTTKFIAGHADVLGGALVCGDEGLHARFVEHRTVTGAVSGGLDCYLVHRGVKTLSLRVTRQTATARSIAEELCGHPAVDAVCYPGLPSHPGYRLAGRQMSGPGSIVSFRYRGDPEKLMARTQLFACAVSLGGVRSLIECPALMTHRPIPRAIRHAAGITDDLIRLSIGIEDPADLVEDLTTALEGD